From the Salarias fasciatus chromosome 16, fSalaFa1.1, whole genome shotgun sequence genome, one window contains:
- the med4 gene encoding mediator of RNA polymerase II transcription subunit 4 has protein sequence MAAVSEKPTKDRLLSVLDDLEVLSRELIEMLALSRGQKLPQPGEDTQILELLVQRDREFQDLMQVAQQQGKVHQEMQQLEKEVEKRDSDIQQLQKQLKEAEHILATAVYQAKEKLKSIDKARKGSISSEEIIKYAHRISASNAVCAPLNWVPGDPRRPYPTDLEMRSGMLGHMANLPTNGVNGHLPGDALAAGRLPDVLTPHYPWQSSDVSVGMLPPHHGNDFGLEPPGHNKENEDDVEAMSTDSSSSSSDSD, from the exons ATGGCGGCGGTTTCAGAGAAGCCCACTAAAGACCGACTCCTGTCAGTCCTGGACGACCTGGAGGTTTTATCACG GGAGCTGATCGAGATGTTGGCTCTGTCCAGGGGTCAAAAGCTGCCCCAGCCAGGAGAGGAtacacag attctggagctgctggtgcagAGGGACCGGGAGTTCCAGGACCTGATGCAGGTGGCCCAGCAGCAGGGGAAGGTCCACCAGGagatgcagcagctggagaaggaggtggagaagcGGGACAGCgacatccagcagctgcagaagcagctgaaggaggccgAGCACATCCTG GCCACCGCCGTGTATCAGGCCAAAGAGAAGCTCAAATCCATCGACAAGGCCCGGAAAG GGAGCATCTCCTCAGAGGAGATCATCAAGTACGCTCACAGGATCAGTGCCAGTAACGCAGTGTGTGCTCCTCTCAACTGGGTCCCTG GCGACCCTCGCAGACCCTACCCCACAGACCTGGAGATGCGCAGCGGGATGCTGGGTCACATGGCCAACCTGCCCACCAACGGCGTGAACGGACACCTGCCGGGAGACGCGCTGGCTGCTGGGAGGCTGCCAG acGTCCTCACCCCCCACTACCCCTGGCAGTCGTCGGACGTGTCGGTGGGCATGCTGCCCCCTCACCACGGCAACGACTTCGGCCTGGAGCCGCCGGGGCACAACAAGGAGAACGAGGATGACGTGGAGGCCATGTCCACggactcctccagcagcagcagcgactcagactga
- the itm2bb gene encoding integral membrane protein 2Bb — MVKVSFNSALAQKDAKKDAESLIPEDKDAEAALLVRQQSRAWCWCMCLGLALMLSGVVVGGVYLFRYYVPEEGQVYVCGLNYREEDFMVQEEEVEVELPNGYHLRQVEERVRVLEWEQVELISVPVPEFEDGDPADIVHDFNRRLTAYLDLTLKKCYVIPLNTSIVMPPRDFLELLINVKAGTYLPQSYLIHEEMVVTERLEHVDQLGFFIYNLCRGKETYKLQRRDRILGMQKREAPNCHKIRHFGSGVVVETLICEP, encoded by the exons ATGGTGAAAGTGTCTTTTAACTCTGCACTGGCGCAGAAAGACGCCAAAAAGGACGCAGAAAGTCTGATTCCGGAGGACAAA GACGCCGAGGCGGCCCTGCTGGTGCGCCAGCAGTCCCGGGCCTGGTGCTGGTGCATGTGCCTGGGTCTGGCCCTCATGCTGTCCGGAgtggtggtgggaggagtcTACCTGTTCCGCTACTACGTCCCAGAG GAGGGCCAGGTGTACGTGTGCGGTCTGAACTACCGGGAGGAGGACTTCatggtgcaggaggaggag gtggaggtggagctgcccAACGGCTACCACCTGCGGCAGGTGGAGGAGCGCGTCCGGGTGCTGGagtgggagcaggtggagctcaTCAGCGTCCCCGTGCCCGAGTTCGAGGACGGAGACCCCGCCGACATCGTCCACGACTTCAACCGG AGGCTGACTGCTTATCTGGATCTGACCCTGAAAAAGTGCTACGTGATCCCCCTCAACACCTCCATCGTGATGCCGCCCAGAGacttcctggagctgctgatcaACGTCAAG gcCGGCACCTACCTGCCCCAGTCCTACCTGATCCATGAGGAGATGGTGGTGACGGAGCGCCTGGAGCACGTGGACCAGCTGGGCTTCTTCATCTACAACCTGTGCCGCGGGAAAGAGACGTACAAGCTGCAGCGCCGGGACCGCATCCTGG GCATGCAGAAGCGCGAGGCTCCGAACTGTCATAAGATCCGTCACTTTGGAAGCGGAGTGGTGGTGGAGACCCTGATCTGCGAGCCGTAG